From the Desulfuromonadales bacterium genome, one window contains:
- a CDS encoding BON domain-containing protein — MNAAQEIIRQIQGALTRDLRINLPASAIAINCEGGYVTLSGTVDSVAAKRLAPRLAAQIQGVKTVDDQLRVTPPNPMGDLEIAEHVRHALIQERNIEEQNITIETDPDGGVVLRGHVHSLAQIRLAEVLCWWIPGVTNVLNLLVVNPPEQDNDEELKDNLITIMEKDVLVNPKKFRIEVRQGVVTLRGHVDSPIEKSAAGKDCWYTPGVLDVVNELTVG; from the coding sequence ATGAACGCCGCGCAAGAAATCATTCGACAGATCCAGGGGGCGCTGACCCGGGACCTGCGGATCAACCTGCCCGCCAGCGCCATTGCTATCAACTGTGAAGGTGGCTACGTCACCTTGAGCGGAACGGTCGACTCGGTGGCCGCCAAGCGCCTGGCACCCCGCCTGGCGGCCCAGATTCAAGGCGTAAAAACCGTGGACGACCAGTTGCGCGTGACTCCTCCCAACCCCATGGGCGATCTGGAAATCGCCGAGCACGTCCGTCACGCGCTGATTCAGGAGCGCAACATCGAAGAGCAGAACATCACGATCGAAACCGATCCCGACGGCGGGGTCGTCCTGCGCGGCCACGTCCATTCACTCGCCCAGATTCGCCTCGCAGAAGTGCTCTGCTGGTGGATTCCCGGGGTGACCAATGTCCTCAATCTGCTGGTGGTCAACCCGCCGGAACAGGACAACGACGAGGAGCTCAAAGACAACCTCATCACCATCATGGAGAAGGACGTGCTGGTGAATCCCAAGAAATTCCGCATCGAGGTGCGGCAGGGTGTGGTCACCCTGCGCGGACACGTCGACTCGCCGATTGAAAAATCGGCCGCCGGGAAGGACTGCTGGTACACGCCCGGGGTGCTTGATGTGGTCAACGAGCTGACCGTCGGCTGA
- a CDS encoding universal stress protein translates to METKILVPVDGSATSMKTIDAIIARKERFPAPLTLLHVVDLDRLAYRMIPDFQVAMIREHARRAGEQLLNSTQEHFSRAGMSTELRLEFGSPREIICHIANDEGFELLILGRRGLGEIRDVLFGSVANHALHHVRCPVLLF, encoded by the coding sequence ATGGAAACGAAAATCCTGGTTCCGGTCGACGGTTCCGCGACCTCGATGAAAACCATCGACGCCATCATCGCCCGCAAGGAGAGGTTTCCCGCCCCCTTGACCCTGCTGCACGTCGTCGATCTCGACCGACTGGCCTACCGGATGATCCCCGATTTTCAGGTGGCGATGATCCGGGAACACGCCCGCCGGGCGGGCGAGCAGTTGCTCAACAGTACCCAGGAACATTTTTCCAGGGCCGGAATGTCCACCGAGCTGCGGCTGGAATTCGGTTCTCCCCGCGAGATCATCTGCCACATTGCCAACGACGAAGGGTTTGAGCTCCTCATCCTCGGCCGCCGCGGCCTGGGGGAAATCCGCGACGTTCTCTTCGGCTCCGTCGCCAACCATGCCCTGCACCACGTCCGCTGCCCCGTCCTCCTTTTCTGA